The Nitrospira sp. KM1 genome includes a window with the following:
- a CDS encoding cytochrome b/b6 domain-containing protein, translating to MRTSAQLQVYRHALPVRIGHWLNVVCLSILIMSGLQIFNAHPALYWGDRSDRERPLLSILPVRGNNGEVRGITTVLGFQFDTTGVLGYSDHSGRAFPAWATLPGPRWLAMGRQWHLLFAWVFVINGLIFTAYAIIGRHFTRDLLPTGRDLRTIGQALKDHLVLRHPRVEEAKHYNVLQKIAYVAVIFLLAPLIVLTGLTMSPTVDAAFPWLLTMFGGRQAARTIHFLACFSFVGFILVHITQVIISGFFNNVRSMITGWFMIKTEQGARHEV from the coding sequence ATGAGAACCTCTGCCCAGCTGCAAGTCTATCGTCACGCGCTTCCGGTACGGATCGGCCATTGGCTCAATGTCGTTTGCCTTTCCATTCTGATCATGAGCGGGCTGCAAATCTTCAACGCGCATCCGGCTCTCTACTGGGGTGATCGATCGGATCGAGAACGTCCGTTGTTATCGATTCTCCCGGTACGGGGAAACAACGGCGAGGTACGGGGCATCACGACCGTTTTGGGGTTCCAATTCGATACGACCGGGGTGCTCGGATACTCGGATCATAGCGGCCGGGCGTTTCCCGCCTGGGCGACCCTTCCAGGGCCCAGATGGCTGGCAATGGGACGGCAATGGCATCTGCTGTTCGCATGGGTGTTCGTGATCAATGGGTTGATCTTCACAGCGTATGCCATCATCGGCAGGCACTTCACGCGGGATCTGCTTCCCACCGGTCGAGATCTTCGCACAATCGGACAAGCGCTCAAAGATCATCTGGTCTTGAGACACCCCAGGGTAGAAGAGGCCAAACACTACAATGTTTTGCAGAAAATCGCCTACGTGGCAGTCATATTCCTGTTGGCTCCGTTGATCGTGTTGACCGGCCTCACCATGTCGCCCACCGTCGATGCGGCCTTCCCCTGGCTGCTTACGATGTTCGGCGGGAGGCAAGCTGCTCGCACGATTCATTTCTTGGCCTGTTTCAGCTTCGTGGGATTCATCCTCGTGCATATCACGCAGGTTATCATCTCGGGATTTTTCAACAATGTTCGATCGATGATCACCGGCTGGTTCATGATCAAGACCGAACAAGGAGCGCGACATGAAGTCTGA
- a CDS encoding Slp family lipoprotein — protein sequence MDRQGNRVPGYALLVCLCVAIGCSPVPRKYLRDAVPNVTLVSLQTTPDLYRNRLVIMGAVLLEEEHRDGALWLHVKNRPLDQDYRPQLPPSVNDPEAGWYWIVVGSQDAFRSARQHWVDMTVVGRVAGLAPGKEPVLNMVYVRGWGRQSDHDGVWEELVDANYIPFVPSEVKGELGQ from the coding sequence ATGGATCGACAAGGCAACCGTGTGCCGGGCTACGCCTTGCTGGTGTGTCTCTGTGTGGCCATCGGATGCAGTCCCGTCCCGAGAAAGTACCTCCGGGATGCCGTACCGAACGTCACGCTCGTCTCGCTGCAAACGACTCCAGACCTTTACCGCAATCGGCTGGTGATCATGGGAGCGGTTCTTCTGGAGGAGGAACACAGGGACGGAGCCCTCTGGTTACACGTGAAAAACAGACCCCTCGACCAGGACTATCGACCACAACTTCCTCCCAGCGTGAACGATCCCGAAGCCGGGTGGTATTGGATCGTCGTGGGCAGTCAGGATGCCTTTCGGAGCGCGCGCCAGCATTGGGTCGACATGACCGTCGTCGGCCGTGTCGCCGGTCTGGCGCCTGGCAAGGAACCTGTACTGAACATGGTATATGTAAGAGGATGGGGGCGACAGTCCGATCACGATGGAGTGTGGGAAGAGCTGGTCGATGCCAACTACATTCCATTTGTACCATCCGAGGTCAAGGGTGAACTTGGCCAATAG
- a CDS encoding response regulator, whose amino-acid sequence MTMFGTTDRPRFPDDRDVDGPAVHSTSNSPMTARILIVDDDPIALTAMETLLDGQDRLIVKAETGQDALRHLLRQDFAVILLDIRMPKLDGYETAALIRQRERSRYTPIIFLSGIDTMDADVVRGLTSGAVDYLVKPVVPEILKNKVAVFVDLYQLRERVKQQAVRQSEERFRLLVEGVQDYAIFMLDADGLVTTWNIGAERLTGYRTSEILGRHYECFYPDDALSAGQPSRDLEMAAALRAEPGSDQDRWMVRKDASRFIANLVITGLRDETGSLQGYAVVIRDITTRKEAEQALQRLAAELEQRVADRTSELVLMHERLRALAVQLNLTEQRERRRLASDLHDYLAQLLVVVRIKIKQTDPLIAEGKVSRLLREADQAVIQSLDYTRSLVAELAPPSLHEFGLLEALEWLATRMQAHGLVIKVKQDIEVLSLPEDDAVLMYQSIRELLFNILKHASASLATVSVSVREQGSLEVTVSDDGVGFDAEAKVAPDGASGGFGLFSTKERMEAMGGRIQIRSASGQGTSVTLTIPYWPVTKSGGQSEPGQPLNQHRPGVPSYRRTAEEVSAPLRVLLVDDHAMVREGLRSLLDGRHDVQVVGEAGDGLAGIEMAASLNPDVVVMDVTMPRIDGIEATRRIRQDHPSIAVVGLSVEGAIHVETAMKAAGAALFVSKDSAGDELYEAIITAGSGRAGGRDAIPDARQADG is encoded by the coding sequence ATGACCATGTTCGGGACGACGGACCGGCCGCGGTTCCCCGACGATCGGGACGTCGATGGACCGGCGGTCCACTCGACATCCAACTCGCCGATGACCGCGCGCATTCTCATCGTCGATGATGATCCGATCGCTCTGACGGCGATGGAAACGCTGCTGGACGGCCAGGATCGCCTCATCGTGAAAGCCGAAACCGGCCAAGATGCCCTCAGACATCTGCTCCGGCAGGATTTCGCCGTTATTCTCCTGGATATCCGCATGCCGAAGCTGGACGGCTACGAAACGGCGGCGCTTATCCGTCAACGGGAACGGTCGCGGTACACGCCGATCATCTTTCTCTCGGGCATCGACACGATGGATGCGGACGTCGTGCGGGGTTTGACCAGCGGCGCGGTGGACTATCTGGTCAAGCCGGTCGTACCGGAAATCCTGAAGAACAAAGTAGCGGTCTTCGTCGATCTGTATCAGCTCCGGGAACGAGTCAAGCAACAGGCTGTCCGGCAAAGTGAGGAGCGCTTCCGCCTGCTGGTCGAGGGAGTGCAGGACTATGCGATCTTCATGTTGGATGCCGACGGTTTGGTCACCACGTGGAATATCGGCGCGGAGAGGCTGACTGGTTACCGCACGTCTGAAATTCTCGGTAGACATTATGAATGTTTTTATCCGGACGACGCACTGTCGGCCGGCCAGCCCTCACGCGATCTTGAGATGGCGGCGGCCTTGCGTGCCGAGCCCGGATCCGATCAGGACCGTTGGATGGTCCGGAAGGATGCCAGTCGGTTCATTGCCAATCTGGTGATCACCGGTCTCAGGGATGAAACGGGAAGCCTGCAAGGATATGCGGTGGTGATTCGCGATATCACGACGCGCAAGGAAGCGGAGCAGGCGCTGCAGCGACTGGCGGCCGAACTGGAGCAACGTGTGGCAGACCGGACGAGCGAGCTCGTGCTCATGCATGAGCGTCTCCGGGCCTTGGCCGTCCAGCTGAATTTGACCGAGCAGCGAGAACGACGCCGTCTGGCTTCGGATCTCCATGACTATCTGGCGCAGTTGCTGGTGGTCGTGCGCATCAAGATCAAGCAGACCGATCCGTTGATCGCCGAGGGCAAGGTGTCGCGCCTGCTGAGGGAGGCCGATCAGGCCGTCATCCAGTCGTTGGACTATACCCGTTCACTCGTCGCGGAGTTGGCTCCTCCGTCGCTGCACGAATTCGGCTTGTTGGAAGCGCTTGAATGGCTCGCGACCCGCATGCAGGCTCACGGACTCGTGATCAAGGTCAAACAGGACATCGAAGTGCTCTCGCTGCCCGAAGACGATGCCGTGCTGATGTATCAATCCATACGCGAACTCCTGTTCAATATCCTGAAGCATGCCTCTGCGAGTCTTGCGACCGTGTCCGTCTCCGTGAGGGAACAGGGGTCTCTTGAAGTGACCGTCTCGGACGACGGGGTCGGATTCGACGCGGAAGCCAAGGTCGCTCCCGATGGAGCATCCGGCGGGTTTGGATTGTTCAGTACGAAAGAGCGGATGGAAGCCATGGGAGGGCGGATCCAGATTCGATCCGCCTCCGGTCAGGGTACGAGCGTCACGCTGACCATTCCGTATTGGCCGGTCACCAAATCAGGCGGACAGTCCGAGCCCGGGCAACCGCTCAACCAGCATCGTCCGGGTGTGCCCTCCTATCGCCGGACTGCGGAAGAAGTGTCTGCTCCCCTCCGGGTCCTGCTGGTGGATGATCATGCCATGGTTCGCGAGGGATTGCGATCGCTGCTGGATGGGCGTCATGACGTCCAGGTTGTCGGAGAGGCTGGGGATGGACTGGCGGGGATTGAAATGGCCGCATCGCTGAACCCGGATGTCGTCGTGATGGATGTCACGATGCCGCGCATCGACGGGATTGAGGCTACGCGACGGATCAGACAGGATCATCCTTCCATCGCGGTCGTCGGACTGTCCGTTGAAGGCGCCATCCATGTCGAGACCGCGATGAAGGCCGCAGGGGCTGCGCTGTTCGTCTCCAAGGATTCGGCGGGTGATGAACTTTACGAGGCCATTATAACGGCGGGATCAGGAAGAGCTGGCGGGCGGGACGCGATTCCTGATGCACGTCAGGCTGACGGCTGA
- a CDS encoding response regulator transcription factor, with translation MLRILIADDHSLFRRGVKDLLADGLEDVTVGECANAYDLMEQVRQKQWDLVILDIGMPGTTGTDALRLLKAERPGLPVIVLSMHPEDQYAVRMFKAGANAYLTKASAPEELVTAVKKVSAGGQYVGIALGEKLVYMLRPGHDGPLHDLLSDREYEVMRFLASGKTVSEIADTMHLGVTTVSTYRSRILEKLHLKNNAELMHYALRQGLA, from the coding sequence ATGCTGAGAATCCTGATTGCCGATGATCATTCCCTCTTCCGACGCGGGGTCAAGGACCTGCTGGCCGATGGCTTGGAAGACGTCACCGTCGGGGAATGCGCCAATGCGTATGACCTGATGGAACAGGTCCGTCAAAAACAGTGGGACCTAGTCATTCTCGATATTGGAATGCCGGGCACGACGGGTACCGACGCCCTCAGACTTCTCAAGGCTGAACGGCCCGGTTTGCCGGTCATCGTATTGAGCATGCATCCGGAGGACCAGTATGCCGTCAGAATGTTCAAAGCAGGGGCAAATGCGTATCTGACCAAGGCGAGTGCGCCGGAGGAATTGGTCACGGCTGTGAAGAAGGTCAGTGCCGGCGGACAATATGTCGGGATCGCTCTTGGAGAAAAACTCGTCTATATGCTTCGTCCCGGTCATGACGGCCCGCTGCATGATCTCCTATCCGATCGCGAATACGAGGTCATGCGATTTCTCGCTTCGGGCAAGACCGTGTCCGAAATTGCCGATACCATGCATTTGGGAGTGACGACGGTCAGCACATACAGATCCCGCATTCTCGAAAAACTTCATCTGAAAAACAACGCCGAGCTGATGCATTATGCCCTCCGGCAAGGCCTCGCGTAA
- the cydB gene encoding cytochrome d ubiquinol oxidase subunit II, whose amino-acid sequence METFWYIAVTFMLAMYIVLDGYDFGVGFIYPFVARTESERRAALTAIGPVWTGNEVWLIGAGGTLFFAFPKAYAAGFSGFYLALIIVLWLLIARGLALELRGHLDHPVWRQLWDLALMASSTMLALVFGAALGNLIRGVPLNRDGYFFVALWTDFLTGPNPGILDWFTLLTAATSLAILGMHGASYLAMKTDGELRRRARRMAAAASWVSAAFIALVMAAIALVRPSFHLNYEQHPAGFFFPLAGVCAVAATIFLRKPEQEAAAFSASSALILFMLTGIAWGTYPNILIATTDPSYSLTVTNAIAGSYGLQIGLQWFMVAFPLLVIYQVYLHRLFRGKVGSNSSY is encoded by the coding sequence ATGGAAACATTCTGGTACATCGCCGTGACCTTCATGCTCGCGATGTACATCGTACTCGATGGGTATGATTTCGGCGTTGGCTTCATCTATCCATTCGTGGCGCGGACGGAGTCTGAGCGGCGGGCGGCACTCACCGCCATCGGGCCGGTGTGGACGGGCAATGAGGTTTGGCTGATCGGGGCCGGAGGAACGCTGTTTTTTGCATTTCCGAAGGCCTATGCTGCCGGCTTCAGCGGATTTTACTTGGCACTGATCATCGTGCTGTGGCTGCTGATCGCACGGGGACTGGCGCTTGAATTGCGCGGTCATCTGGATCATCCCGTCTGGCGGCAATTGTGGGACCTGGCGCTCATGGCCTCCAGTACGATGCTGGCCCTTGTATTCGGTGCAGCGCTGGGGAATTTGATCCGCGGGGTGCCGCTCAATCGGGACGGCTATTTCTTTGTGGCACTCTGGACTGATTTCCTCACAGGTCCAAACCCCGGTATCCTCGATTGGTTCACCCTCCTGACCGCCGCGACCAGCCTGGCCATACTGGGTATGCACGGCGCTAGTTATCTGGCGATGAAAACCGATGGAGAATTGCGCCGGCGGGCCAGACGTATGGCCGCGGCCGCGAGTTGGGTTTCTGCCGCCTTCATCGCGCTAGTCATGGCGGCGATCGCACTCGTCCGGCCGTCATTCCACCTGAACTACGAGCAACATCCTGCCGGATTCTTTTTCCCTCTTGCCGGGGTGTGCGCCGTGGCCGCCACCATATTCCTGAGAAAACCGGAGCAGGAGGCTGCCGCATTCTCAGCCTCAAGCGCGCTGATTCTGTTCATGCTTACCGGTATTGCATGGGGTACCTATCCGAACATTTTGATCGCGACGACCGACCCGTCTTATAGTTTGACGGTCACTAATGCCATAGCAGGATCATACGGTCTCCAGATCGGCTTACAGTGGTTCATGGTCGCTTTTCCTCTTCTCGTGATCTATCAAGTTTATCTGCACCGGCTTTTCAGGGGGAAAGTCGGGTCCAATTCCTCCTATTGA
- a CDS encoding ABC transporter permease, which yields MRSVETAQGVLRTHASSHDDLVFSITGPLDARTTGQAWRTALERLTASNPSKLIIDARGLTYCDGAGAALLLELRRRQQLRKGTFEIRSLDAGCRALIDLYGPKGEERPDPPSPVESIFEQIGRATVTLAQDTMALIAFVGELCVAMGRACRHPGLVRWSDAFWTAELVGVNALPIVALLGFLLGLIMAFQAAIPMRQFGADIYVANLIGLSMLRELGPLLTAIILAGRSGSAFAAELGTMKVSEEIDALTTMGLEPVGFLVVPRVIAAVAMTPLLAVWAAFLGLVGGAVVMRSLGFPLVTYVIQVTSAVTIGDMVGGLCKAFVFGIVVAAVGCLRGLQTRSGASAVGESTTSAVVSGLVLITIVDGVFAVVFYYLDL from the coding sequence ATGAGATCTGTAGAGACGGCACAAGGCGTCCTCAGGACGCACGCCTCTTCGCATGACGATCTCGTATTTTCCATTACAGGGCCGCTCGATGCCAGGACTACAGGGCAGGCCTGGCGGACTGCACTCGAACGGCTGACCGCTTCCAATCCCTCCAAGTTGATCATCGACGCACGTGGGCTGACCTATTGTGACGGAGCCGGGGCGGCTCTCCTGTTGGAGCTGCGGCGTCGGCAGCAACTGAGAAAGGGAACTTTCGAAATCCGCTCCCTCGATGCCGGGTGCCGCGCGCTGATCGATTTGTACGGACCCAAGGGAGAGGAACGTCCGGATCCTCCCTCGCCGGTCGAATCGATATTCGAACAGATCGGGCGTGCAACTGTGACGCTTGCACAGGACACGATGGCGCTTATCGCCTTTGTCGGAGAGTTATGCGTGGCGATGGGAAGGGCATGCCGGCATCCGGGTTTGGTCCGCTGGAGCGATGCATTCTGGACTGCGGAACTCGTGGGGGTGAACGCCTTGCCGATCGTAGCCCTGCTGGGTTTTCTTCTCGGGTTGATCATGGCGTTTCAGGCCGCAATCCCCATGCGTCAGTTCGGAGCAGATATCTATGTGGCGAATTTGATCGGGCTTTCGATGCTCCGTGAACTCGGGCCGCTGCTGACCGCCATCATTCTGGCCGGCCGCTCCGGATCCGCCTTCGCGGCGGAGTTGGGAACCATGAAGGTCAGCGAGGAAATCGATGCCCTGACGACGATGGGGTTGGAGCCGGTGGGGTTTCTGGTGGTGCCTCGCGTCATTGCCGCCGTGGCCATGACGCCCCTGCTCGCAGTGTGGGCGGCATTCCTTGGATTGGTTGGCGGAGCGGTCGTCATGCGGTCGCTGGGGTTTCCTCTCGTGACCTATGTCATTCAGGTGACGTCCGCCGTGACCATCGGCGATATGGTGGGCGGCCTGTGCAAAGCATTCGTCTTCGGCATTGTCGTGGCAGCCGTAGGGTGTCTGCGGGGCCTGCAGACGAGGAGCGGAGCCAGCGCCGTCGGAGAGTCCACCACCAGCGCGGTTGTAAGCGGGCTGGTGTTGATCACGATCGTGGATGGCGTGTTCGCAGTCGTATTTTATTATCTGGATCTCTAG
- a CDS encoding molybdopterin-dependent oxidoreductase: MKSERPIKRREFLKGAAGAAGALAVSGCDNLTASDWFPKIMHATEHLTGLVQGIITPADALAKEYTEADISSVFPANGNTDPGTAEYAGHMRQNFSKWTVEIGGLVDRPHAWSLVALKAMPARTQITRHDCVEGWSAIGKWTGVPLGDLLRSAGPRSNARYVMFHCADIDDQGISYYESMALADCFHPQTILAYDLNGRSLDVAHGAPLRLRVERQLGYKHAKYVAKIVVVDTFEPIGGGKGGYWEDQGYEWYAGI, encoded by the coding sequence ATGAAGTCTGAGCGGCCAATCAAGCGCAGGGAATTCTTGAAAGGCGCTGCGGGGGCGGCGGGAGCGCTCGCCGTTTCAGGGTGCGACAATCTCACCGCGAGCGACTGGTTTCCCAAGATCATGCATGCCACGGAACACTTGACCGGTCTGGTGCAGGGAATCATCACGCCGGCGGATGCCTTGGCCAAGGAATATACAGAGGCGGACATCTCCAGCGTATTTCCAGCCAATGGGAACACGGACCCGGGGACAGCCGAATATGCCGGACATATGAGACAGAATTTTTCTAAATGGACGGTGGAGATCGGCGGCTTGGTCGATCGCCCTCACGCATGGTCGCTGGTCGCACTAAAGGCGATGCCGGCGCGCACTCAAATCACCCGGCATGATTGCGTCGAAGGCTGGAGCGCGATCGGCAAATGGACCGGCGTGCCGTTGGGCGACCTGCTGCGGTCGGCGGGACCGCGCTCCAACGCACGGTATGTGATGTTTCATTGTGCCGACATCGATGACCAAGGGATTTCCTACTATGAAAGCATGGCCCTGGCGGATTGCTTTCACCCTCAGACGATCTTGGCATATGACCTGAATGGACGGTCCCTCGACGTGGCACACGGCGCTCCGTTGCGACTCCGGGTCGAGCGTCAGCTCGGATACAAGCACGCGAAGTATGTTGCCAAGATCGTGGTGGTCGATACGTTTGAACCCATCGGAGGAGGAAAAGGAGGCTATTGGGAAGATCAAGGTTATGAATGGTATGCAGGTATCTAG
- a CDS encoding cytochrome ubiquinol oxidase subunit I codes for MSSALMYDRLQFAATASFHYLFPQLTMGLALLLVYFRTRALATGDDHFHRVSRFWTKIFALSFAFGVVTGIPLEFQFGTNWAKFSNFAGGVIGQTLAMEGLFAFFLESSFLGILLFGDPRFSRKMLWFATVMLFLGSWLSGYFILATNAWMQHPVAYSVADDGRLFVNSLWGLLTNPWLFWQFAHNMTAALVTGAFVVTACGAFYLLSGQYHEYAKTFVKTGVMVGSLATVLMAFPTGHENARQVFEHQPVKGAAFEGLFKTERGAGMTLVGQPNVETMTIDNPLTIPDALSFLVYEDLYAQVKGLDAFPRELWPDNLPLLYYSYHIMAGLGTILIGIMGLALLWLLSGRLFTSTWLLWALMLAVPFPYIATTAGWMTAELGRQPWLVYGLLRTAEGASPLVHSGNALFTLLGFLGIYLVLGLLFLFLVAETIRHGPTEPPHTPAVPEPSGSHA; via the coding sequence ATGAGCAGTGCGTTGATGTACGACCGTCTGCAGTTCGCGGCCACCGCGTCATTTCACTATCTTTTCCCGCAATTGACGATGGGGCTGGCGCTGCTCTTGGTGTATTTCCGAACCAGAGCGCTTGCGACGGGTGATGACCACTTCCACCGGGTCTCAAGATTTTGGACGAAGATCTTTGCCCTGAGCTTCGCCTTCGGCGTGGTGACCGGGATCCCATTGGAGTTTCAGTTCGGAACGAATTGGGCAAAGTTTTCGAATTTCGCCGGAGGGGTCATCGGCCAGACACTGGCCATGGAAGGACTGTTTGCGTTTTTTCTGGAGTCGTCGTTCCTGGGGATTTTGCTGTTCGGCGACCCCCGTTTCAGCCGGAAGATGCTCTGGTTTGCAACGGTCATGCTTTTTCTCGGTTCATGGTTGTCCGGCTACTTCATTCTCGCGACCAATGCCTGGATGCAGCACCCTGTGGCCTACTCCGTGGCTGATGACGGGCGCTTGTTCGTGAACAGCCTCTGGGGACTGCTTACCAATCCCTGGCTCTTCTGGCAATTCGCTCACAATATGACGGCGGCCCTGGTGACCGGCGCGTTTGTCGTGACGGCGTGTGGCGCGTTTTACCTCCTTTCGGGGCAGTATCACGAATATGCCAAAACGTTCGTCAAGACGGGCGTCATGGTTGGAAGTCTCGCGACGGTGCTGATGGCATTTCCAACCGGACACGAAAATGCCCGTCAGGTGTTTGAACATCAGCCGGTCAAAGGTGCTGCATTCGAGGGGTTGTTCAAGACCGAACGAGGCGCCGGTATGACCTTGGTAGGGCAGCCGAACGTCGAAACCATGACGATCGACAACCCACTCACCATACCCGACGCCTTGAGTTTCCTCGTCTACGAGGACCTATATGCTCAAGTCAAAGGGCTCGACGCGTTTCCACGGGAGTTGTGGCCGGACAATCTTCCGCTGTTGTATTACTCCTACCACATCATGGCAGGCCTCGGGACGATCCTCATCGGTATTATGGGTCTTGCCCTGCTCTGGCTCCTGAGCGGGCGCCTGTTTACCTCCACGTGGCTGTTGTGGGCACTGATGCTGGCCGTACCTTTTCCCTACATTGCCACGACTGCCGGGTGGATGACCGCAGAGCTTGGACGTCAGCCCTGGCTGGTCTATGGTTTGCTGCGGACCGCAGAAGGCGCATCGCCTCTTGTGCATTCGGGTAATGCGTTGTTTACGCTGCTCGGATTTCTTGGAATCTATCTCGTGCTCGGATTGCTCTTCTTGTTCCTGGTCGCGGAAACCATCCGCCATGGACCGACAGAGCCACCCCACACACCGGCAGTCCCGGAACCATCGGGCTCACACGCCTAA